A region from the Lonchura striata isolate bLonStr1 chromosome 16, bLonStr1.mat, whole genome shotgun sequence genome encodes:
- the GRAP gene encoding GRB2-related adapter protein isoform X2 has translation MESVALYTFQATEKDELPFQKGDTLKILNMEDDQNWYKAELFGREGFVPKNYIKVKPHPWYAGRISRQLAEERLLQRNRLGAFLIRDSESAPGEFSLSVSYGKDVQHFKVLRERNGKYFLWEEKFNSLNELVDFYRMTTIAKEQQIFLWDEDQTQQRPRFVQAQFNFSAREGSQLPFLRGDIIEVLDCPDPHWWQGKIYGRVGLFPRSYVHPIHQ, from the exons ATGGAGTCCGTGGCCCTCTACACCTTCCAGGCGACGGAGAAGGACGAGCTGCCCTTCCAGAAAGGGGACACCCTGAAG ATCCTCAACATGGAAGATGACCAGAACTGGTACAAGGCTGAGCTGTTCGGCCGTGAGGGCTTTGTCCCCAAAAACTACATCAAGGTCAAGCCACACCC GTGGTACGCGGGCAGGATCTCccggcagctggcagaggagcgGCTGCTCCAGCGCAATCGCCTGGGAGCTTTCCTGATCCGCGACAGCGAGAGCGCCCCGGGCGAGTTCTCCCTCTCCGTCAG CTATGGGAAGGACGTCCAGCACTTCAAGGTGCTCAGGGAGAGGAACGGCAAATATTTCCTCTGGGAGGAAAAGTTCAACTCCCTCAACGAGCTGGTGGATTTCTACAGGATGACCACGATTGCCAAAGAGCAGCAGATTTTCCTGTGGGACGAGGACCAGACCCAGCAG AGACCCCGATTTGTGCAAGCCCAGTTCAACTTCTCAGCCCGGGAGGGCTCCCAGCTGCCCTTCCTCCGCGGGGACATCATTGAGGTCCTGGACTGCCCTGACCCCCACTGGTGGCAGGGGAAGATCTACGGCCGTGTTGGGCTCTTCCCCCGGAGCTACGTCCACCCCATCCACCAGTGA
- the GRAP gene encoding GRB2-related adapter protein isoform X1, translating to MESVALYTFQATEKDELPFQKGDTLKILNMEDDQNWYKAELFGREGFVPKNYIKVKPHPWYAGRISRQLAEERLLQRNRLGAFLIRDSESAPGEFSLSVSYGKDVQHFKVLRERNGKYFLWEEKFNSLNELVDFYRMTTIAKEQQIFLWDEDQTQQVKRPRFVQAQFNFSAREGSQLPFLRGDIIEVLDCPDPHWWQGKIYGRVGLFPRSYVHPIHQ from the exons ATGGAGTCCGTGGCCCTCTACACCTTCCAGGCGACGGAGAAGGACGAGCTGCCCTTCCAGAAAGGGGACACCCTGAAG ATCCTCAACATGGAAGATGACCAGAACTGGTACAAGGCTGAGCTGTTCGGCCGTGAGGGCTTTGTCCCCAAAAACTACATCAAGGTCAAGCCACACCC GTGGTACGCGGGCAGGATCTCccggcagctggcagaggagcgGCTGCTCCAGCGCAATCGCCTGGGAGCTTTCCTGATCCGCGACAGCGAGAGCGCCCCGGGCGAGTTCTCCCTCTCCGTCAG CTATGGGAAGGACGTCCAGCACTTCAAGGTGCTCAGGGAGAGGAACGGCAAATATTTCCTCTGGGAGGAAAAGTTCAACTCCCTCAACGAGCTGGTGGATTTCTACAGGATGACCACGATTGCCAAAGAGCAGCAGATTTTCCTGTGGGACGAGGACCAGACCCAGCAG GTGAAGAGACCCCGATTTGTGCAAGCCCAGTTCAACTTCTCAGCCCGGGAGGGCTCCCAGCTGCCCTTCCTCCGCGGGGACATCATTGAGGTCCTGGACTGCCCTGACCCCCACTGGTGGCAGGGGAAGATCTACGGCCGTGTTGGGCTCTTCCCCCGGAGCTACGTCCACCCCATCCACCAGTGA